The following proteins come from a genomic window of Sorghum bicolor cultivar BTx623 chromosome 3, Sorghum_bicolor_NCBIv3, whole genome shotgun sequence:
- the LOC8078635 gene encoding beta-galactosidase 2 isoform X2 — protein MAPAAPAGLAAVVVVAVLAAAVSAAVTYDRKAVVVNGQRRILMSGSVHYPRSVPEMWPDLIQKAKDGGLDVVQTYVFWNGHEPSRGQYYFEGRYDLVHFIKLVKQAGLYVHLRIGPYVCAEWNFGGFPVWLKYVPGISFRTDNEPFKAEMQKFTTKIVDMMKSEGLFEWQGGPIILSQIENEFGPLEWDQGEPAKAYASWAANMAVALNTSVPWVMCKEDDAPDPIINTCNGFYCDWFSPNKPHKPTMWTEAWTSWYTGFGIPVPHRPVEDLAYGVAKFIQKGGSFVNYYMYHGGTNFGRTAGGPFIATSYDYDAPIDEYGLLREPKWGHLKELHKAIKLCEPALVAGDPIVTSLGNAQQASVFRSSTDACVAFLENKDKVSYARVSFNGMHYNLPPWSISILPDCKTTVYNTARVGSQISQMKMEWAGGFTWQSYNEDINSLGDESFVTVGLLEQINVTRDNTDYLWYTTYVDVAQDEQFLSNGKNPVLTVMSAGHALHIFVNGQLTDDPKLTYRGNVKLWPGSNTISCLSIAVGLPNVGEHFETWNAGILGPVTLDGLNEGRRDLTWQKWTYKVGLKGEDLSLHSLSGSSSVEWGEPMQKQPLTWYKAFFNAPDGDEPLALDMSSMGKGQIWINGQGIGRYWPGYKASGTCGICDYRGEYDEKKCQTNCGDSSQRWYHVPRSWLNPTGNLLVIFEEWGGDPTGISMVKRTTGSICADVSEWQPSMTNWRTKDYEKAKIHLQCDHGRKMTDIKFASFGTPQGSCGSYSEGGCHAHKSYDIFWKNCIGQERCGVSVVPNVFGGDPCPGTMKRAVVEAICG, from the exons CGGgcctcgccgccgtcgtcgtcgtcgccgtgcTCGCCGCCGCGGTGTCGGCGGCAGTCACCTACGACCGCAAGGCCGTGGTGGTGAACGGCCAGCGCCGGATCCTGATGTCCGGCTCCGTCCACTACCCAAGGAGCGTCCCCGAG ATGTGGCCGGATCTGATACAGAAGGCCAAGGACGGCGGCCTCGACGTCGTGCAGACGTACGTCTTCTGGAACGGCCATGAGCCCTCCCGTGGACAG TACTACTTCGAGGGGCGGTATGATCTGGTGCACTTCATCAAGCTGGTGAAGCAGGCCGGACTCTACGTGCACCTCCGCATTGGCCCTTACGTCTGCGCCGAGTGGAATTTCGG TGGCTTCCCTGTTTGGCTCAAGTATGTCCCGGGCATCAGCTTTAGGACCGATAATGAACCGTTCAAG GCTGAGATGCAGAAATTCACCACGAAGATCGTTGACATGATGAAGTCCGAAGGGCTCTTTGAATGGCAGGGAGGGCCAATAATCCTCTCCCAG ATTGAGAATGAGTTTGGGCCCTTAGAGTGGGATCAGGGAGAGCCCGCCAAGGCCTACGCGTCATGGGCAGCTAACATGGCGGTTGCACTCAACACGAGTGTTCCATGGGTCATGTGCAAAGAAGATGATGCCCCGGATCCAATT ATTAATACTTGCAACGGATTTTATTGTGACTggttctccccaaacaaacctcACAAGCCTACCATGTGGACTGAGGCTTGGACATCTTG GTATACAGGATTTGGCATTCCGGTTCCACATAGACCAGTAGAGGATCTAGCATACGGTGTTGCCAAGTTTATTCAGAAGGGTGGCTCTTTTGTTAATTATTACATG TATCATGGAGGAACAAATTTTGGGCGCACAGCTGGTGGTCCATTCATTGCAACTAGCTATGACTATGATGCTCCTATTGATGAATATG GCTTGCTGAGAGAACCAAAATGGGGTCACTTGAAGGAgttgcataaagctatcaagCTTTGCGAACCAGCATTGGTTGCAGGAGATCCAATTGTAACTTCACTTGGCAATGCTCAGCAG GCATCTGTTTTTAGATCAAGCACTGATGCTTGTGTGGCCTTCCTTGAGAACAAGGATAAAGTATCTTATGCTAGGGTATCATTCAATGGAATGCATTATAATCTACCTCCCTGGTCCATAAGTATTCTCCCAGACTGCAAAACAACTGTTTACAACACTGCCAGG GTTGGAAGTCAGATTTCACAAATGAAAATGGAATGGGCTGGAGGATTCACATGGCAATCATACAATGAGGATATAAACTCCTTGGGTGATGAATCATTTGTGACAGTAGGGTTACTGGAACAGATAAATGTGACAAGGGATAACACAGACTACTTATGGTATACAACATA CGTTGATGTTGCTCAGGATGAGCAGTTTCTCAGTAATGGGAAGAATCCAGTGCTAACTGTTATGTCGGCTGGTCATGCTTTGCATATTTTCGTTAATGGACAACTAACTG ATGATCCAAAACTGACATATCGTGGAAATGTGAAGCTTTGGCCAGGCAGTAACACTATCTCATGCTTAAGTATAGCAGTTGGTCTCCCG AATGTGGGAGAACATTTTGAGACTTGGAATGCTGGAATTCTAGGTCCTGTGACACTCGATGGCCTTAATGAGGGAAGGAGAGATCTCACGTGGCAGAAATGGACCTATAAG GTTGGTCTGAAAGGTGAGGATTTGAGTCTTCATTCACTTAGTGGTAGCTCTTCAGTAGAGTGGGGAGAACCCATGCAGAAGCAGCCTCTGACATGGTACAAG GCTTTCTTCAATGCACCTGATGGTGATGAGCCATTAGCTTTGGATATGAGTAGCATGGGTAAAGGTCAAATCTGGATAAATGGACAAGGTATTGGAAGGTATTGGCCTGGCTACAAAGCTTCTGGAACCTGTGGAATCTGTGATTACCGTGGAGAGTATGATGAAAAGAAGTGCCAAACCAACTGTGGTGACTCTTCTCAGAGATG GTACCATGTTCCTCGTTCATGGCTTAATCCAACGGGGAACCTTTTGGTTATATTTGAGGAGTGGGGTGGTGATCCTACCGGAATCTCGATGGTGAAAAGAACAACAGGGAGTATATGTGCTGATGTCTCTGAATGGCAGCCATCAATGACGAACTGGCGTACAAAAGACTATGAGAAAGCCAAGATCCACCTCCAGTGTGATCATGGACGGAAGATGACTGACATAAAGTTCGCCAGCTTTGGCACACCACAGGGCTCCTGTGGGAGCTACTCTGAAGGTGGTTGCCATGC
- the LOC8078635 gene encoding beta-galactosidase 2 isoform X1, which yields MAPAAPAGLAAVVVVAVLAAAVSAAVTYDRKAVVVNGQRRILMSGSVHYPRSVPEMWPDLIQKAKDGGLDVVQTYVFWNGHEPSRGQYYFEGRYDLVHFIKLVKQAGLYVHLRIGPYVCAEWNFGGFPVWLKYVPGISFRTDNEPFKAEMQKFTTKIVDMMKSEGLFEWQGGPIILSQIENEFGPLEWDQGEPAKAYASWAANMAVALNTSVPWVMCKEDDAPDPIINTCNGFYCDWFSPNKPHKPTMWTEAWTSWYTGFGIPVPHRPVEDLAYGVAKFIQKGGSFVNYYMYHGGTNFGRTAGGPFIATSYDYDAPIDEYGLLREPKWGHLKELHKAIKLCEPALVAGDPIVTSLGNAQQASVFRSSTDACVAFLENKDKVSYARVSFNGMHYNLPPWSISILPDCKTTVYNTARVGSQISQMKMEWAGGFTWQSYNEDINSLGDESFVTVGLLEQINVTRDNTDYLWYTTYVDVAQDEQFLSNGKNPVLTVMSAGHALHIFVNGQLTGTVYGSVDDPKLTYRGNVKLWPGSNTISCLSIAVGLPNVGEHFETWNAGILGPVTLDGLNEGRRDLTWQKWTYKVGLKGEDLSLHSLSGSSSVEWGEPMQKQPLTWYKAFFNAPDGDEPLALDMSSMGKGQIWINGQGIGRYWPGYKASGTCGICDYRGEYDEKKCQTNCGDSSQRWYHVPRSWLNPTGNLLVIFEEWGGDPTGISMVKRTTGSICADVSEWQPSMTNWRTKDYEKAKIHLQCDHGRKMTDIKFASFGTPQGSCGSYSEGGCHAHKSYDIFWKNCIGQERCGVSVVPNVFGGDPCPGTMKRAVVEAICG from the exons CGGgcctcgccgccgtcgtcgtcgtcgccgtgcTCGCCGCCGCGGTGTCGGCGGCAGTCACCTACGACCGCAAGGCCGTGGTGGTGAACGGCCAGCGCCGGATCCTGATGTCCGGCTCCGTCCACTACCCAAGGAGCGTCCCCGAG ATGTGGCCGGATCTGATACAGAAGGCCAAGGACGGCGGCCTCGACGTCGTGCAGACGTACGTCTTCTGGAACGGCCATGAGCCCTCCCGTGGACAG TACTACTTCGAGGGGCGGTATGATCTGGTGCACTTCATCAAGCTGGTGAAGCAGGCCGGACTCTACGTGCACCTCCGCATTGGCCCTTACGTCTGCGCCGAGTGGAATTTCGG TGGCTTCCCTGTTTGGCTCAAGTATGTCCCGGGCATCAGCTTTAGGACCGATAATGAACCGTTCAAG GCTGAGATGCAGAAATTCACCACGAAGATCGTTGACATGATGAAGTCCGAAGGGCTCTTTGAATGGCAGGGAGGGCCAATAATCCTCTCCCAG ATTGAGAATGAGTTTGGGCCCTTAGAGTGGGATCAGGGAGAGCCCGCCAAGGCCTACGCGTCATGGGCAGCTAACATGGCGGTTGCACTCAACACGAGTGTTCCATGGGTCATGTGCAAAGAAGATGATGCCCCGGATCCAATT ATTAATACTTGCAACGGATTTTATTGTGACTggttctccccaaacaaacctcACAAGCCTACCATGTGGACTGAGGCTTGGACATCTTG GTATACAGGATTTGGCATTCCGGTTCCACATAGACCAGTAGAGGATCTAGCATACGGTGTTGCCAAGTTTATTCAGAAGGGTGGCTCTTTTGTTAATTATTACATG TATCATGGAGGAACAAATTTTGGGCGCACAGCTGGTGGTCCATTCATTGCAACTAGCTATGACTATGATGCTCCTATTGATGAATATG GCTTGCTGAGAGAACCAAAATGGGGTCACTTGAAGGAgttgcataaagctatcaagCTTTGCGAACCAGCATTGGTTGCAGGAGATCCAATTGTAACTTCACTTGGCAATGCTCAGCAG GCATCTGTTTTTAGATCAAGCACTGATGCTTGTGTGGCCTTCCTTGAGAACAAGGATAAAGTATCTTATGCTAGGGTATCATTCAATGGAATGCATTATAATCTACCTCCCTGGTCCATAAGTATTCTCCCAGACTGCAAAACAACTGTTTACAACACTGCCAGG GTTGGAAGTCAGATTTCACAAATGAAAATGGAATGGGCTGGAGGATTCACATGGCAATCATACAATGAGGATATAAACTCCTTGGGTGATGAATCATTTGTGACAGTAGGGTTACTGGAACAGATAAATGTGACAAGGGATAACACAGACTACTTATGGTATACAACATA CGTTGATGTTGCTCAGGATGAGCAGTTTCTCAGTAATGGGAAGAATCCAGTGCTAACTGTTATGTCGGCTGGTCATGCTTTGCATATTTTCGTTAATGGACAACTAACTG GAACTGTATATGGAAGTGTAGATGATCCAAAACTGACATATCGTGGAAATGTGAAGCTTTGGCCAGGCAGTAACACTATCTCATGCTTAAGTATAGCAGTTGGTCTCCCG AATGTGGGAGAACATTTTGAGACTTGGAATGCTGGAATTCTAGGTCCTGTGACACTCGATGGCCTTAATGAGGGAAGGAGAGATCTCACGTGGCAGAAATGGACCTATAAG GTTGGTCTGAAAGGTGAGGATTTGAGTCTTCATTCACTTAGTGGTAGCTCTTCAGTAGAGTGGGGAGAACCCATGCAGAAGCAGCCTCTGACATGGTACAAG GCTTTCTTCAATGCACCTGATGGTGATGAGCCATTAGCTTTGGATATGAGTAGCATGGGTAAAGGTCAAATCTGGATAAATGGACAAGGTATTGGAAGGTATTGGCCTGGCTACAAAGCTTCTGGAACCTGTGGAATCTGTGATTACCGTGGAGAGTATGATGAAAAGAAGTGCCAAACCAACTGTGGTGACTCTTCTCAGAGATG GTACCATGTTCCTCGTTCATGGCTTAATCCAACGGGGAACCTTTTGGTTATATTTGAGGAGTGGGGTGGTGATCCTACCGGAATCTCGATGGTGAAAAGAACAACAGGGAGTATATGTGCTGATGTCTCTGAATGGCAGCCATCAATGACGAACTGGCGTACAAAAGACTATGAGAAAGCCAAGATCCACCTCCAGTGTGATCATGGACGGAAGATGACTGACATAAAGTTCGCCAGCTTTGGCACACCACAGGGCTCCTGTGGGAGCTACTCTGAAGGTGGTTGCCATGC